The following coding sequences are from one Alphaproteobacteria bacterium window:
- a CDS encoding ABC transporter substrate-binding protein: ATINVNPSSQYWPNWTKFPFSLTGWTHRPLAVMLLALAYKSGVPWNESNYSNAEFDEILAQAEGVLDAKERSLLVKRMEEIMQEDGPLVQSWWRDAYAAYDKRLLGYQQHPTNYWSLEEYALAT, from the coding sequence CGCGACCATCAACGTCAATCCGTCGTCGCAGTACTGGCCGAACTGGACCAAGTTCCCGTTCAGCCTGACCGGCTGGACCCATCGTCCGCTGGCGGTGATGCTGCTGGCCCTGGCCTACAAGTCCGGTGTGCCGTGGAACGAGTCGAACTACTCCAATGCGGAGTTCGACGAGATCCTGGCCCAGGCCGAAGGCGTCCTCGACGCCAAGGAGCGGTCGCTGCTGGTCAAGCGTATGGAAGAGATCATGCAGGAGGACGGACCGCTGGTTCAGTCCTGGTGGCGTGATGCCTATGCTGCCTATGACAAGCGGCTGCTTGGCTACCAACAGCATCCGACTAACTACTGGTCGCTGGAGGAATACGCTCTCGCCACCTAG
- a CDS encoding ABC transporter substrate-binding protein, translating to MTKALRKEGVDHPYVGELKRQLADKEIGRRDFLQTATMLGMSATAAYAFAGKVTGEKMVSRAKAADMPMGGTPTISARVQDFTNPHADSWGNVATRTNYDYLAKTHVDNITRPMMLESWSASDDLRTWEFKLRPGINFHNGRQFTSDDAIWNIEHMLDDSTGSSVLGLMKDYMLNEVTKTVDGEEVTRHEIWDANAFEKVDDLTFRMNTKAPNVGIPEHLWHYPAVMMDPEEGGVMKAGSNGTGPFPVVDFELGRRIRVEANADYWARGMDFGGGKIGPYFDAVEFVDLGDDTSAFVAAMASRQVMGGVLTDNAQIAIVETLPHVDLYQKTTSITVIARGHTTTAPFDDPRVRKALRLATDQQGVLALGVQGYGSVAEHHHVSPVHPDYYKLPFFGQNIEEAKRLLAEAGHPNLEMVIETRANPAWEINSAQALQEQWKAVGVNATVNVNPSSQYWPNWTKFPFSLTGWSHRPLAVMLLALAYKSGVPWNESNFSNAEFDEILAQAEGILDAKERSLLVKRLEEIMQEDGPLVQSFWRDSFGAMDKRVLGYAQHPQAYFSLEEYAIAG from the coding sequence ATGACAAAGGCTCTTCGTAAGGAGGGGGTTGATCATCCATATGTCGGCGAGCTGAAGCGTCAGCTTGCGGACAAGGAAATCGGCCGCCGCGACTTTCTTCAGACGGCAACCATGCTTGGCATGTCGGCGACGGCGGCCTACGCCTTTGCCGGCAAGGTCACAGGCGAGAAAATGGTGTCGCGCGCCAAGGCGGCGGACATGCCCATGGGCGGTACGCCAACCATCTCGGCCCGTGTGCAGGACTTCACCAATCCCCACGCCGATAGCTGGGGCAATGTGGCGACCCGCACCAACTACGACTATCTGGCCAAGACCCACGTGGACAACATCACCCGGCCCATGATGCTGGAAAGCTGGAGCGCCAGCGACGATCTCCGCACCTGGGAGTTCAAGCTGCGTCCGGGAATCAACTTCCACAACGGCCGTCAGTTCACGTCCGACGATGCCATCTGGAACATCGAGCATATGCTTGATGACTCCACCGGCTCATCGGTGCTGGGCCTGATGAAGGACTACATGCTGAACGAAGTGACCAAGACCGTCGATGGCGAGGAAGTCACCCGCCATGAGATCTGGGACGCCAACGCCTTCGAAAAGGTGGACGATCTCACTTTCCGCATGAACACCAAGGCGCCCAATGTGGGTATTCCGGAACACCTCTGGCACTACCCGGCGGTGATGATGGATCCGGAAGAGGGCGGCGTCATGAAGGCCGGCTCCAACGGCACCGGTCCGTTCCCGGTGGTCGATTTTGAACTCGGTCGCCGCATCCGTGTGGAGGCCAATGCCGACTACTGGGCCCGTGGCATGGACTTCGGCGGCGGCAAGATCGGCCCGTACTTCGATGCGGTGGAGTTTGTCGATCTGGGCGATGACACCTCGGCCTTCGTTGCCGCCATGGCATCGCGGCAGGTGATGGGTGGCGTTCTCACCGACAATGCGCAGATCGCCATTGTTGAGACCCTGCCCCATGTGGATCTCTATCAGAAGACCACATCCATTACGGTCATCGCCCGCGGTCACACGACCACCGCGCCGTTCGATGACCCGCGGGTGCGCAAGGCCCTGCGTCTGGCCACCGATCAGCAGGGCGTCCTCGCCCTGGGTGTCCAGGGTTATGGCAGCGTGGCTGAACATCACCACGTCAGCCCGGTCCATCCGGACTATTACAAGCTTCCCTTCTTCGGGCAGAACATCGAAGAGGCGAAGCGCCTGCTGGCCGAGGCCGGTCATCCCAACCTGGAAATGGTCATCGAAACACGGGCCAATCCGGCGTGGGAGATCAACAGCGCCCAGGCTCTGCAGGAGCAGTGGAAGGCGGTTGGCGTCAATGCCACGGTGAACGTCAATCCGTCCTCGCAGTACTGGCCGAACTGGACCAAGTTCCCGTTCAGCCTGACCGGCTGGAGCCATCGTCCGCTGGCGGTGATGCTGCTGGCCCTGGCTTACAAGTCAGGTGTGCCATGGAACGAGTCGAACTTCTCCAATGCGGAGTTCGACGAGATCCTGGCCCAGGCCGAAGGCATTCTCGACGCCAAGGAGCGGTCGCTGCTGGTCAAGCGTCTGGAAGAGATCATGCAGGAGGACGGACCGCTGGTTCAGTCGTTCTGGCGTGACTCCTTCGGTGCGATGGACAAGCGGGTCCTCGGCTACGCTCAGCATCCGCAGGCTTATTTCTCCCTGGAGGAATACGCCATCGCCGGCTGA
- a CDS encoding phytanoyl-CoA dioxygenase family protein, which yields MAKLRVGDLAAVTVVTPTPKRLTNEQVAAWNRDGMLYMPGVFSGHEIGLLKALVTEDDAITANIGGPVDSKGEQAQLFSFGGQPDDVMGAFVRIARLVEMTEDLLGGREVYHWHSKFSFKPPHSKGTWDWHQDYGSWYLDGCLWPDSLTAMIAMDVIDESNGCVQLVRGSHLAGRVDHMPVGKAMGADPDRVARMLEGGDLVMCEMQPGDVVFFHSNTLHASGPNTSQRSRDVFHISYNTAHSAPPKGFGYTRHQYEPLKMLPDDVLTSGRYAPRVDRDALAADRALRDKDRERVGNLYGYTRSAQEQQASGKAAAK from the coding sequence ATGGCAAAACTCAGGGTCGGTGATCTGGCGGCGGTGACGGTGGTGACGCCCACGCCCAAACGCCTCACCAACGAACAGGTGGCGGCCTGGAACCGCGACGGCATGCTCTACATGCCCGGCGTCTTTTCCGGCCATGAGATCGGCCTGCTCAAGGCCCTTGTGACGGAAGATGACGCAATCACCGCGAATATCGGCGGCCCGGTCGATTCAAAGGGCGAACAGGCGCAGCTTTTCAGCTTTGGCGGTCAGCCCGACGACGTCATGGGCGCCTTCGTCCGCATCGCCCGCCTGGTGGAAATGACCGAAGACCTTTTGGGCGGCCGCGAGGTCTATCACTGGCACTCCAAGTTTTCCTTCAAGCCGCCCCACTCCAAGGGCACCTGGGACTGGCATCAGGATTACGGCTCCTGGTATCTGGACGGCTGCCTGTGGCCGGATTCCCTGACCGCCATGATCGCCATGGACGTCATTGATGAAAGCAATGGCTGTGTGCAACTGGTTCGTGGTTCACACCTGGCCGGTCGCGTCGACCACATGCCCGTCGGCAAGGCCATGGGGGCGGACCCGGATCGCGTCGCCCGTATGCTGGAAGGCGGCGATCTGGTGATGTGCGAAATGCAGCCGGGCGACGTGGTTTTCTTCCACTCCAACACCCTGCATGCCTCCGGCCCGAACACGTCGCAGCGCTCGCGGGATGTCTTTCATATTTCCTACAACACCGCGCACAGCGCACCGCCCAAGGGCTTTGGCTATACCCGCCACCAGTACGAGCCACTGAAGATGCTGCCTGATGACGTGCTGACCTCCGGCCGCTATGCGCCGCGCGTGGACCGTGACGCCCTGGCGGCTGATCGCGCTCTTCGCGACAAGGACCGTGAGAGAGTAGGCAATCTCTACGGCTATACCCGCTCGGCACAGGAACAACAGGCATCCGGCAAGGCTGCCGCCAAGTAG
- a CDS encoding NnrS family protein, producing MRATGFRPFFFLAAVWGLCVVGLTALAAAGSPLAGQALPANPFAWHGREMVFGYVPAVMAGFLLTAIPNWTGRLPLAGWRLWLLVGLWFGGRVAGWAGEWTGGACSGPGAAIPPAALVAADLAFLTMLVLVVGRELVAGRNWRNLPVLAGVMVMLLALALWHGSAASGAVPANVGLRLGLAAAAMMIALIGGRIVPSFTTNWLKGRGASGLPRPFGPYDRMVLLATGVALAGWVIVPASASTMGLAALAAGLNIVRLARWRGAATAGEPLLWVLHLGYGWLVLALALIALGAARPEAAPAAIHGLGAGAIATMTLAMMSRATLGHSGSPLTAGPLLTLVFVAVTAAALLRVTAALWPTGPASLVTAAAVAWTLAFMGFLIACGPLLLRLRAVG from the coding sequence ATGCGCGCAACGGGATTCAGGCCTTTTTTCTTTCTGGCGGCGGTGTGGGGCCTGTGCGTCGTGGGGCTGACCGCGCTGGCGGCGGCCGGTTCGCCCTTGGCCGGGCAGGCATTGCCGGCGAATCCCTTCGCCTGGCATGGCCGTGAAATGGTGTTCGGCTATGTGCCCGCGGTCATGGCCGGTTTCCTGCTGACGGCGATTCCCAACTGGACCGGGCGACTGCCGCTGGCCGGCTGGCGGTTGTGGCTGCTGGTGGGGTTGTGGTTCGGCGGTCGAGTCGCCGGATGGGCGGGGGAATGGACGGGCGGCGCCTGCAGTGGTCCGGGCGCGGCCATTCCGCCGGCGGCGCTGGTGGCCGCCGACCTGGCCTTCTTGACGATGCTGGTGCTGGTGGTGGGGCGCGAACTGGTGGCCGGGCGCAACTGGCGCAACCTGCCGGTTCTGGCCGGGGTGATGGTTATGCTGCTGGCGTTGGCGTTGTGGCATGGGTCGGCGGCATCAGGCGCTGTCCCGGCGAATGTGGGGCTTCGCCTGGGTCTGGCGGCGGCGGCCATGATGATCGCGTTGATCGGCGGTCGGATCGTGCCGAGTTTCACCACCAACTGGCTTAAAGGACGGGGAGCGTCAGGCTTGCCCCGGCCGTTCGGACCCTATGACCGGATGGTCCTGCTGGCCACCGGTGTGGCCCTTGCCGGCTGGGTGATTGTCCCGGCATCGGCATCGACCATGGGCCTTGCGGCGCTGGCGGCCGGTCTTAACATCGTCCGGCTGGCCCGTTGGCGGGGCGCGGCGACAGCCGGCGAGCCTCTGCTGTGGGTGCTGCATCTGGGATATGGCTGGCTGGTTCTGGCGTTGGCCTTGATTGCGCTGGGCGCGGCGCGACCGGAAGCGGCGCCGGCGGCCATCCACGGACTGGGCGCCGGCGCCATCGCCACCATGACCCTGGCGATGATGAGCCGGGCGACACTCGGTCACAGCGGGAGTCCACTGACGGCCGGGCCGCTGCTGACGTTGGTCTTTGTGGCGGTAACGGCCGCCGCCCTGCTGCGGGTCACGGCGGCGCTGTGGCCGACCGGCCCGGCCAGCCTGGTGACGGCAGCGGCGGTCGCCTGGACCCTCGCCTTTATGGGCTTTCTGATTGCTTGTGGCCCGCTGCTCTTGCGCCTTCGTGCGGTTGGCTGA
- a CDS encoding BON domain-containing protein: MTQAALRAGPAMVAAGLCAAALLVSACVAAAVGGAGLGASAVYTASETRTVDQVATDNRIQIHINRQIFDESAGLFVDVRTVVYRRRVLLLGAVEASDDRDLVAQLSRQVEGVREVINEIDVVGAGLVDAAADRVLEKSIQGRLLTERDIASANYRVRVAGRKVLLIGCALDSAELIRVRLIIAEKAPDHVLRDYVKIGAACA; this comes from the coding sequence ATGACACAGGCTGCGCTCAGGGCAGGGCCCGCCATGGTAGCCGCCGGTTTGTGTGCGGCGGCGCTGCTTGTATCGGCGTGTGTCGCCGCCGCCGTCGGTGGCGCCGGTCTCGGCGCATCGGCGGTCTATACTGCCAGCGAGACACGGACCGTGGACCAGGTGGCCACCGATAACCGCATCCAGATCCATATCAACCGTCAGATTTTTGATGAAAGCGCCGGCCTCTTTGTGGATGTGCGCACCGTGGTCTATCGCCGACGGGTTTTGCTGCTGGGCGCGGTGGAGGCGTCGGATGATCGCGACCTGGTGGCGCAGCTCTCCCGGCAGGTCGAAGGCGTGCGTGAGGTCATCAACGAAATCGACGTGGTGGGCGCGGGCCTGGTCGACGCCGCTGCGGACCGGGTTCTGGAAAAGTCCATCCAGGGCCGGTTGCTGACGGAGCGCGACATCGCCTCGGCCAACTATCGCGTCCGGGTGGCCGGCCGCAAGGTGTTGCTGATCGGCTGCGCCCTGGACAGTGCGGAACTGATCCGTGTCCGCCTGATCATCGCCGAAAAAGCGCCCGACCATGTGCTGCGGGACTATGTGAAAATCGGCGCCGCCTGCGCCTAG
- a CDS encoding circularly permuted type 2 ATP-grasp protein produces the protein MGRQSVADSRRDGVFSHYDHGPFFCEMFGRRGLSHTRLIRRRLDELDIPTLRRRARDAARELFNLGITFTVYSEREAIDRILPFDLIPRVLSKADWATIESGVQQRVTAINLFLHDVYHGEKIIRDKVVPEELVKGNANYRPEMRNVDPPHGTYVHICGTDIVRDETGRFRVLEDNARTPSGVSYVIENRHLMMRAFADLANGIPIADVDQYGSQLARTMADVAPVGVDQPTIALLSPGVFNSAYFEHVFLAREMGAVLVEGQDLVVIDDHVFMKTTGGLEAVHVIYRRIDDDFLDPKVFRADSLLGVPGLFEAYRKGHVTLANAIGTGVADDKAIYAYMPRIIRYYLDQEPIIANVDTHICREAEGLAYTLDNLASLVTKPVGESGGYGVVVGPAASRRELADLRAKLRRKPENFISQPVVQLSVSPTFTGRAVEPRHVDLRPFALTGRKTWVLPGGLSRVAMRRGSLIVNSSQGGGSKDTWVLA, from the coding sequence ATGGGACGACAATCAGTAGCGGACAGCCGCCGGGATGGTGTGTTTTCGCACTATGATCATGGTCCCTTTTTCTGCGAGATGTTTGGTCGCCGCGGCCTGTCCCATACCCGCCTGATTCGCCGGCGGCTGGACGAGTTGGACATCCCGACCCTGCGGCGTCGTGCCCGTGACGCGGCGCGCGAGCTGTTCAATCTCGGCATCACCTTCACGGTTTATTCCGAGCGTGAGGCCATTGATCGCATCCTGCCGTTCGACCTTATCCCGCGCGTCCTGTCGAAGGCCGACTGGGCGACTATCGAAAGCGGCGTGCAGCAGCGAGTCACCGCCATCAACCTGTTTCTGCATGATGTCTATCACGGCGAGAAAATCATCCGCGACAAAGTCGTGCCGGAAGAGCTGGTCAAGGGCAATGCCAATTACCGGCCGGAAATGCGCAATGTGGACCCGCCGCACGGCACCTATGTCCATATCTGCGGCACCGACATCGTGCGCGACGAGACCGGTCGCTTTCGTGTGCTGGAGGACAATGCGCGCACGCCGTCGGGTGTCTCCTATGTGATTGAGAACCGTCACCTGATGATGCGCGCTTTCGCTGACCTGGCGAACGGTATTCCCATTGCTGATGTGGATCAGTATGGCAGCCAGCTTGCCCGGACCATGGCCGACGTGGCGCCGGTCGGCGTCGATCAACCGACCATCGCCCTGCTGTCGCCCGGGGTCTTCAACTCCGCCTATTTCGAGCACGTCTTTCTCGCCCGCGAGATGGGCGCGGTTCTGGTTGAAGGCCAGGATCTGGTTGTGATTGACGATCATGTGTTCATGAAGACCACCGGCGGGCTGGAGGCGGTGCACGTCATCTACCGCCGCATCGACGATGATTTTCTCGATCCCAAAGTGTTCCGCGCCGACAGCCTGCTGGGGGTGCCCGGCCTGTTCGAGGCCTACCGCAAGGGCCATGTGACCCTGGCCAATGCCATCGGTACGGGCGTTGCTGACGATAAGGCCATCTATGCCTATATGCCGCGGATCATCCGCTACTACCTGGACCAGGAGCCGATCATCGCCAATGTGGACACTCACATCTGCCGTGAGGCGGAAGGGCTCGCCTATACGCTGGACAATCTGGCCAGCCTGGTGACCAAGCCGGTTGGTGAATCCGGCGGTTATGGCGTTGTGGTCGGCCCGGCCGCCAGCCGCCGCGAGCTGGCCGACCTCCGCGCCAAGCTGCGGCGCAAGCCCGAGAATTTCATCAGCCAGCCGGTTGTCCAGCTCTCGGTCAGCCCCACCTTCACCGGCCGGGCGGTGGAGCCGCGGCACGTGGATCTGCGGCCCTTTGCCCTGACCGGCCGCAAGACCTGGGTGCTGCCGGGCGGCCTCAGCCGGGTGGCCATGCGCCGCGGCTCGCTTATCGTCAACTCCTCGCAGGGCGGCGGATCGAAGGATACCTGGGTCCTTGCCTAG
- a CDS encoding alpha-E domain-containing protein — translation MPSLLSRFAGNAFWLGRYMERAENLARILDTNETYAREEPTGPDWRRVLDLYADGARFMTSHARVEERDVLHFYVLDTANPGSILSAVMAARQNARTIRHLISTEMWTHLNVFHSRLSRLTRRDVRADNLARVCWDTKLGCQTFEGIAEGTFQRDEPWCFYHLGKYLERADQTTRVLDMGCKWLGEAADDALAPVKRDVLVRSLSGYHAFRSRYPTASGLDDIARFLLHDEQFPRAVRLCINRMSDRLRDLANRHGADAVEIADSARMHLQFTLETGAGGRTTPAALHRFLDGLQARLDGVSDSIAVAFFARA, via the coding sequence TTGCCTAGCCTGCTCTCACGCTTCGCCGGCAATGCCTTCTGGCTCGGCCGCTACATGGAGCGGGCCGAGAATCTGGCGCGCATTCTCGACACCAATGAGACCTATGCCCGCGAGGAGCCGACCGGGCCGGACTGGCGGCGGGTGCTGGACCTCTATGCCGATGGCGCGCGCTTCATGACCAGCCATGCCCGCGTCGAGGAGCGCGACGTTCTCCATTTCTATGTGCTGGACACCGCCAATCCGGGCTCCATTCTCAGTGCCGTCATGGCCGCGCGGCAGAACGCGCGAACCATTCGCCATCTCATCAGCACCGAGATGTGGACCCACCTCAACGTCTTTCACAGCCGCCTGTCGCGCCTCACCCGGCGTGATGTGCGGGCCGACAACCTGGCCCGCGTCTGCTGGGACACCAAGCTCGGCTGCCAGACTTTTGAAGGTATTGCCGAGGGCACCTTTCAGCGCGATGAACCGTGGTGCTTCTACCATCTCGGCAAGTATCTGGAGCGCGCCGACCAGACCACCCGGGTGCTCGACATGGGCTGCAAGTGGCTGGGCGAGGCGGCGGACGATGCGCTGGCGCCGGTCAAGCGCGATGTGCTGGTGCGCTCACTCAGCGGCTACCACGCCTTCCGCAGCCGCTACCCCACCGCCAGCGGCCTCGACGACATTGCCCGCTTCCTGCTGCATGATGAACAGTTTCCCCGCGCCGTGCGCCTGTGTATCAACCGCATGAGCGACCGCCTGCGCGACCTCGCCAACCGCCATGGCGCCGACGCGGTGGAGATCGCCGACAGCGCCCGCATGCATCTTCAGTTCACGCTGGAGACCGGCGCTGGTGGCCGCACCACGCCGGCCGCCCTGCATCGCTTCCTCGATGGCTTGCAGGCCAGGCTGGACGGCGTGTCGGACAGCATCGCCGTCGCCTTCTTCGCCCGCGCCTGA